From the Mycobacterium sp. DL592 genome, the window AACGAGATCGACCATCTGCGCCAGCAGGGAGTCGTGGCGTGAGAGAGGAGCAGTCATGCGTGAAGCGGTGATCGTCGAGGCCGTGCGCACACCGGTCGGCAAACGCAACGGCGGGTTGTCCGGGGTGCACGCCGCCGACCTGTCGGCAATTGTGCTGTGCGAATTGGCCGACCGCACCGGCCTGGACCCGTCGACGGTCGATGACGTTGTGTGGGGCTGCGTGTCCCAGGTGGGCGACCAGTCGAGCAACATCGGCCGGTTCTCGGTCCTGGCCGCCGGGTGGCCGGAGTCCATCCCGGGAACGACGGTGAACCGGGCGTGCGGATCCAGCCAGCAGGCACTGGATTTCGCCGCCCAGGCGGTGATGAGCGGCCAGCAGGATGTCGTCGTCGCAGGCGGCGTCGAGGTGATGAGCCGGGTCCCGCTCGGGTCGGCGCGTGCCACCGGTATGCCGTATGGGCCCAAAGTGCTTGCTCGGTATGACGATTTCTCGTTCAACCAGGGTCTCTCGGCGGAGATGATCGCCCAGAAGTGGGGCTTCTCGCGCACCGATCTCGACGAGTTCTCGGCGCGTTCCCACGAACTTGCGGCGGCCGCCCAGGACCGGGGTGCCTTCAGCGACCAGATCGTGGCGGTCCCCACCGACGGCGGCGCCGTCACCGCCGACGAGGGAATCCGGCGGGGTACCACCGCCGAGAAACTGGCCGCGCTCAAGCCCGCCTTCACCGAGGACGGGGTGATCCACGCCGGTAACTCATCGCAGATCTCCGACGGTGCGGCGGCCTTGCTCGTCACGACCCCCGAACATGCTGCCGCGCAGGGCTGGACGCCGATCGCCCGCTATATCGCGGGTGCGGTGGCCGGCGCCGACCCGGTTCTGATGCTCACCGGCCCGATCCCCGCGACGCAGAAGGTGCTGGCCAAGACCGGCCTGGCCGTCGACGACATCGGGGTCTTCGAGGTCAACGAGGCGTTCGCGCCGGTTCCCCTGGCGTGGCTGGCCGACACCGGAGCCGACGCGGCTCGGCTCAACCCGCTGGGCGGTGCGATCGCACTGGGCCACCCGCTGGGCGGCTCCGGTGCCGTGCTGATGGCCCGCATGCTGTATCACATGCGCGACAACGACATTCGGTACGGCCTGCAGACGATGTGCGAGGGTGGCGGCACCGCGAACGCGACCATCGTCGAGCTCATCAACTGACCCGGGGGAGCCATGCGCCGCAATCTGTTCACCGCCGACCACGAGGCCTTTCGTGAACTCGCCCGCGACTTCGTCGAGAAGGAGGTCGTCCCGCAGTATCCGGCGTGGGAGAAGGGCGGCCGGATGCCTCGTGAGGTGTTCAAGCAGATGGGCGCACTCGGCATGCTCGGGATGGCCATTCCCGAGGAGTACGGCGGGGCCGGCATGCCCGACTACCGCTACAACGTCGTGCTGCAGGAGGAGGCGGCTCGCGCACTGGTGACGTTGTCGACGGTGCGCACCCAGCTCGAGGTGATCCTGCCGTACTTCCTGCACTACGCGAACGACGAACAGCGACAGCGCTGGTTTCCCGGCCTGGCCGACGGAACCCTGCTGACCGCGGTGGCGATGACCGAGCCGGGCACCGGCTCGGATCTGGCCGGGGTGCGCACCACCGCCGTCCGGGACGGCGACCAGTTCGTCCTCAACGGCGCCAAGACGTTCATCACCGGCGGCATGCAGGCCGACCTGGTGATCGTCGTCGCCCGTACGTCCACCGATCCGGACAACCGCCGCAGGGGTCTGACGCTGCTGGTGGTCGAGGACGGCATGGCGGGCTTCACCCGCGGCCGCGAGCTGGAGAAGATGGGCTGCAAGGTGCAGGACACCGCCGAGCTGTCCTTCGTCGACGTGCGGATGCCGGCGGCGAATGTGCTTGGCGCCGAGGGCGAGGCCTTCTCCTACCTCGGCCACAACCTCCCGCAGGAACGGCTGACGGTCGCTGTCGGATCGGTGGCCCAGGCCCGGTCGGCCATCGCCGCCGCGATCGACTACACCCGCGATCGCAAGGCGTTCGGCACTCCGGTCGCCTCGTTCCAGAACACCAAGTTCGAACTCGCGGCCTGCTCGACGGAGGTCG encodes:
- a CDS encoding thiolase family protein — translated: MREAVIVEAVRTPVGKRNGGLSGVHAADLSAIVLCELADRTGLDPSTVDDVVWGCVSQVGDQSSNIGRFSVLAAGWPESIPGTTVNRACGSSQQALDFAAQAVMSGQQDVVVAGGVEVMSRVPLGSARATGMPYGPKVLARYDDFSFNQGLSAEMIAQKWGFSRTDLDEFSARSHELAAAAQDRGAFSDQIVAVPTDGGAVTADEGIRRGTTAEKLAALKPAFTEDGVIHAGNSSQISDGAAALLVTTPEHAAAQGWTPIARYIAGAVAGADPVLMLTGPIPATQKVLAKTGLAVDDIGVFEVNEAFAPVPLAWLADTGADAARLNPLGGAIALGHPLGGSGAVLMARMLYHMRDNDIRYGLQTMCEGGGTANATIVELIN
- a CDS encoding acyl-CoA dehydrogenase family protein — protein: MRRNLFTADHEAFRELARDFVEKEVVPQYPAWEKGGRMPREVFKQMGALGMLGMAIPEEYGGAGMPDYRYNVVLQEEAARALVTLSTVRTQLEVILPYFLHYANDEQRQRWFPGLADGTLLTAVAMTEPGTGSDLAGVRTTAVRDGDQFVLNGAKTFITGGMQADLVIVVARTSTDPDNRRRGLTLLVVEDGMAGFTRGRELEKMGCKVQDTAELSFVDVRMPAANVLGAEGEAFSYLGHNLPQERLTVAVGSVAQARSAIAAAIDYTRDRKAFGTPVASFQNTKFELAACSTEVEAAQAMLDRAVALHVEGELSGADAARVKLFCTEMQQRVVDRCLQLFGGYGYMMEYPIARLYTDARVARIYAGTSEVMKVIIAKSLGL